From the Acidobacteriota bacterium genome, the window CCCGATCGTCATGGGTGCCAACATTGGCACGTCGGTCACGAACACCCTCGTGAGTCTCGGTCACATCGGCCGCGGCCGCGAGTTCGAGCGGGCGTTCGCCGCTTCGACGGTCCACGATTTCTTCAATATTCTGTCAGTGGTTTTTCTGTTTCCACTTCAGATCTCCTCAAATTTCCTCGGACGCCTCTCGACCGCCCTGGCACAGATTTTCCAGGAAGTCGGCGGGCTCACGTTTTCGAGTCCCCTCAAGCTCCTCACCGGCCCTGCCGTCAACGCCGCGGCGTCGGTTTTTGAAGACCACCCCTGGCTACTCCTCCTGGTCGCTCTCGCGATCATGTTCGCCTCGCTGCGGTACCTCGTGGTGGTCCTCAAATCCATCGTCCTCGGCCGCGTCGAGGTCTTCTTCGACCAGACGCTCTTCGCCAACGCGGGCCGAGCGATGCTCTTCGGTCTCGTCATCACAGTATTTGTCCAATCATCAAGCATCACGACGTCTCTTGCCGTTCCCCTTGCGGGCGCCGGAATACTGACGCTTGCGCAGATCTTCCCCTACACCCTTGGCGCGAACATCGGTACGACCATCACGGCGATCCTGGCGGCCCTCGCAGTCGGCGAGCTCAGCGCGGTCACCGTGGCGTTCGCCCACCTTCTTTTCAACGTCTGCGGTATCGCAGTGATCTGGCCCTTGCCAGCGATACGCAAGATACCGCTTGGCCTTGCCGAAGGGTTTTCGTCGCTTGCAGCAAGCCATCGCTGGATAGCCGTCGCCTACATCCTCGTCTGTTTCTACACCGTGCCATTCGTGGCAGTTTTACTTTTGAGGTGAACCATGATCAAGGAATTTTTCGAGCTATTTCGCCGAGACAATCTGATGCAGCAGGCCTACGACCAGTCACTCGAGATGCTCGAGGCCGACCGGGAGATGTTCCTCGCCGCCTCAAGCTCGCTTCGCGAGCATGACGACGCGCGCATCGAGCTCGACATCTACGCCAAGGACCAGCTGATCAACGCCTACGAGCGCGAGGTCCGACGCAAGGTGTTGACCCACCTCGCGCTGACAACGAGCAAGAACATCGCCGCCGGTCTCGCGCTGGTGAGCATCGTCATCGATATCGAGCGCATCGGCGATCTGACCAAGAACATCGTCGATCTGGCCCTCAATCACCCGGGAAAGCTGCACTGCGGCCCGCTCGAGG encodes:
- a CDS encoding Na/Pi symporter translates to MSNSIEKDIQDASTDAMWQSTAARVLTLLLLLYGFLVSIGMLGKAFKMFSGGFVGGLIQSASDPLVGLFVGILATTLVQSSSTTTSLVVAMVGSGSMPIDTAIPIVMGANIGTSVTNTLVSLGHIGRGREFERAFAASTVHDFFNILSVVFLFPLQISSNFLGRLSTALAQIFQEVGGLTFSSPLKLLTGPAVNAAASVFEDHPWLLLLVALAIMFASLRYLVVVLKSIVLGRVEVFFDQTLFANAGRAMLFGLVITVFVQSSSITTSLAVPLAGAGILTLAQIFPYTLGANIGTTITAILAALAVGELSAVTVAFAHLLFNVCGIAVIWPLPAIRKIPLGLAEGFSSLAASHRWIAVAYILVCFYTVPFVAVLLLR